A single Glycine soja cultivar W05 chromosome 14, ASM419377v2, whole genome shotgun sequence DNA region contains:
- the LOC114383789 gene encoding L-type lectin-domain containing receptor kinase IX.1-like, which translates to MLPTPACFHYFRNSLLLCFLMILPIVQPLYFNITSFNDTESASLIGYAGIAKTENGTLVLNPLINNGVGRAIYGKPLRLKNSSNGHVTDFSTWFSFTIDVSTRTNYGDGFAFFVAPLAYQIPPNSGGGSLGQCDDSKPQNNIIAVEFDTFVNNFDPTMQHVGINNNSLVSLNYSRFNIESNIGKMGHALITYNASSKLLVASWFFEGTTSGFMPKTSVSYQIDLGEILPEWVTVGFSGATGLSNEENVIHSWEFTSTMNSTRSDVNKESYIITKYKFQVKVVVVEVTCSILFVLVVIGVSWLIVIKKRRSGDGFDLDKASMPRRYCYNELIAATNGFADDRRLGEGGYGQVYKGFLTDLGRVVAVKRIFSDVEDSEEIFTNEVKIISCLIHRNLVQFIGWCQEQGELLLVFEYMTNGSLDTHLFGSRRTLTWDVRYKIALGVARALQYLHEDAEQCVLHRDIKSGNVLLDTAFNTKVSDFGMAKLVDPRLRTQKTRVVGTYGYLAPEYVKEGRASKESDMYGFGVVALEIACGRRTYKDGEYNHVPLTNWVWKQYVDGNVLNAVDEGLKRDYDVNEMKCLLTVGLWCTLQDHKKRPKAEQVINVLKQEASLPNLFTDMRA; encoded by the exons ATGTTGCCTACCCCTGCATGTTTTCACTACTTCAGAAATTCTCTTCTTTTGTGCTTCCTTATGATCCTTCCAATAGTTCAACCACTTTACTTCAACATAACAAGCTTTAACGACACTGAAAGCGCAAGCCTCATTGGATATGCAGGCATTGCCAAGACTGAGAACGGAACCTTAGTGCTCAACCCACTCATCAACAATGGAGTTGGACGAGCCATCTATGGCAAACCTCTGCGCCTCAAAAACTCTTCTAATGGACATGTCACTGACTTTTCCACTTGGTTTTCATTCACTATCGATGTGTCCACTAGAACCAACTATGGTGACGGCTTTGCCTTCTTTGTGGCACCCCTTGCCTACCAAATTCCGCCCAATTCAGGTGGTGGCAGTCTTGGCCAATGCGATGACAGCAAACCCCAAAATAACATCATTGCTGTTGAATTTGAtacttttgttaataattttgatcCAACA ATGCAGCATGTGGGGATCAACAATAACTCTTTGGTATCTCTCAATTATAGCAGGTTCAATATTGAGAGCAACATAGGGAAGATGGGGCATGCGTTGATAACTTACAATGCTTCTTCCAAACTCCTTGTTGCCTCATGGTTCTTCGAGGGAACTACTTCTGGTTTTATGCCCAAAACTTCTGTTTCATACCAGATTGACCTAGGGGAAATTCTACCAGAGTGGGTCACTGTTGGGTTTTCAGGTGCAACCGGGTTGTCCAATGAGGAAAATGTTATTCATTCCTGGGAATTCACTTCAACTATGAATTCCACGCGTTCAGATGTAAACAAAGAAAGTTACATCATAACCAAATACAAGTTTCAAGTCAAAGTAGTAGTTGTTGAAGTTACTTGTTCTATTCTTTTTGTTCTCGTGGTCATTGGTGTTTCTTGGTTGATCgtcatcaagaaaagaagaagtggGGATGGTTTTGATTTGGACAAAGCATCTATGCCGAGAAGATATTGTTATAACGAATTAATTGCAGCCACCAATGGGTTTGCAGATGATAGAAGGCTGGGAGAAGGAGGCTATGGACAAGTCTACAAAGGGTTTCTGACAGATTTAGGGCGCGTGGTTGCGGTGAAAAGGATCTTTTCTGATGTTGAAGATTCTGAGGAAATATTTACGAATGAGGTGAAGATTATAAGTTGCCTAATACATAGAAACCTTGTGCAATTCATAGGATGGTGCCAGGAACAAGGGGAGTTATTACTGGTTTTCGAGTACATGACTAATGGAAGCCTTGACACTCATCTATTTGGAAGTAGAAGAACTTTGACATGGGATGTTAGATACAAGATAGCGTTAGGTGTGGCCAGAGCACTTCAGTATCTTCATGAAGACGCAGAGCAGTGTGTTCTTCATAGGGATATTAAGTCAGGTAATGTTTTGTTAGACACTGCTTTCAATACTAAGGTTAGTGACTTTGGGATGGCGAAGTTGGTGGATCCAAGATTGAGGACTCAGAAGACAAGGGTGGTGGGGACATATGGGTACCTTGCCCCAGAATATGTAAAGGAAGGAAGGGCTAGCAAAGAATCAGACATGTACGGTTTCGGGGTTGTGGCTTTGGAGATAGCATGTGGAAGGAGGACTTACAAGGATGGGGAGTATAACCACGTGCCTTTGACAAATTGGGTGTGGAAACAATATGTGGATGGTAATGTTTTGAATGCTGTTGATGAGGGACTAAAAAGAGATTATGAtgtgaatgaaatgaaatgctTGCTCACTGTAGGACTATGGTGTACCCTGCAAGACCACAAGAAAAGGCCAAAGGCAGAACAGGTTATTAATGTTCTTAAGcaagaagcttcattgccaAATCTTTTTACAGACATGCGTGCTTGA